From Amycolatopsis sp. YIM 10, the proteins below share one genomic window:
- a CDS encoding efflux RND transporter permease subunit: protein MSALAKLSLRNRSLIGLLAILVLGFGALALPQLKQQLYPSLQLPSAVVVTPYPGASPDAVDRQLTQPIEGGIQGVTGVEQVTSTSAEGASTVVVRFAYGTDIDASVNQLQQAVNRLRPQLPENTESTVTAGGTDDIPAVILAASAPGDQQQFAQRLNREVVPELRKITDVRDVTVTGAQEKTVTIDVDYARLAAAGVDPTALATALKTAGAAIPAGTVEDGDRTLTVEVGGGPVTVDSLRNLQLSPTAKLGDVANVEPSLAAAGSITRTNGKPSLGINVTMVTDGSAVAVSEAVAEKLPGLSQKLGAELTPTFDQGPQVAEAVSGLTTEGLLGLLFAVVVILLFLLSVRSTLVTAVSIPLSVVVALLALWAGDLSLNLLTLGALTIAVGRVVDDSIVVLENIKRHLGYGEGKQRAVLNGVREVAGAVTASTLTTVAVFLPIAFVGGMAGELFAPFSLTVTVALLASLLVSLTVVPVLAYWFLKPPKAAASAEEAEANLQRALEKERRGLLQRMYVPVIRFATRRRLTVVLLSLLIFAATIGLTTKLETNFLDDGATTTTSLSQKFEPGTGLQTREQAAIRVEQALAATGEVEKYQVTVGNDPLAAMFGGGGANTTSISITVKEGTDLDAFENRLRDTLNGQQGLGELEFGGAAAGPASDEVSVTVTAPDEASLRPAADAVERAFGEVGGLTAVTNDLAAGMPRVQIEVDQVKAAQRGLSATTIGQLANQAVAGQTVTQLPVDGTRTDIVLRTGDKPGDAAAVAALPIPSATGIVRLDQVATVRTVDGPTEVKRTDGELSTTVSAKATGSDLAAVTRDLTGKLDALALPGGAAYSLGGVSQEQNEAFAELGLAMLAAIAIVFLIMVATFRSLVQPLILLVSIPFAATGAIGLLLLTGTALGLPALIGMLMLIGIVVTNAIVLIDLVNQYREEGMSVADAVVEGGRRRLRPILMTAAATIFALVPMALGLTGQGGFIGQPLAIVVIGGLVSSTVLTLILVPTLYTMVEGRKERRRAKKAPRTEAPELAGAH, encoded by the coding sequence ATGTCCGCGCTGGCCAAGCTCAGCCTCCGGAACAGAAGCCTGATCGGCCTGCTGGCCATTCTGGTTCTCGGCTTCGGCGCACTCGCGCTGCCACAGCTCAAGCAACAGCTCTACCCGTCGCTGCAACTGCCGAGCGCGGTGGTGGTGACCCCGTACCCCGGCGCCTCCCCCGACGCGGTGGACCGGCAGCTCACCCAGCCGATCGAAGGCGGGATCCAGGGCGTCACCGGGGTCGAGCAGGTCACCTCCACCTCGGCCGAGGGCGCGTCCACAGTGGTCGTCCGGTTCGCCTACGGCACCGACATCGACGCTTCGGTGAACCAGTTGCAGCAGGCGGTCAACCGGCTGCGCCCGCAACTGCCGGAGAACACCGAGTCCACGGTGACCGCGGGCGGCACCGACGACATCCCGGCGGTCATCCTGGCCGCCTCCGCGCCCGGTGACCAGCAGCAGTTCGCCCAGCGGCTGAACCGGGAAGTGGTGCCGGAGCTGCGCAAGATCACCGACGTGCGTGACGTGACGGTCACCGGCGCGCAGGAGAAGACGGTCACCATCGACGTCGACTACGCCAGGCTCGCCGCGGCCGGGGTGGACCCGACCGCGCTGGCCACCGCGCTCAAGACCGCGGGCGCGGCGATCCCGGCGGGCACGGTCGAGGACGGCGATCGCACGCTCACCGTCGAGGTCGGCGGCGGACCGGTCACTGTGGACAGTCTGCGGAACCTCCAGCTCTCCCCCACCGCGAAACTCGGTGACGTGGCGAACGTGGAGCCCTCGCTCGCGGCCGCCGGCTCGATCACCCGCACCAACGGCAAGCCGAGCCTCGGCATCAACGTCACCATGGTCACCGACGGCAGCGCGGTCGCGGTTTCCGAGGCGGTGGCGGAGAAACTGCCCGGGTTGAGCCAGAAACTGGGCGCCGAGCTGACGCCGACCTTCGACCAGGGCCCGCAGGTTGCCGAGGCGGTCAGCGGGCTGACCACCGAAGGCCTGCTGGGGCTGCTCTTCGCCGTCGTGGTGATCCTGCTCTTCCTGCTCTCGGTGCGCTCCACCCTGGTCACCGCGGTGTCCATCCCGCTGTCGGTGGTGGTGGCGCTGCTCGCGCTGTGGGCCGGCGACCTCTCGCTCAACCTGCTCACCCTCGGCGCGCTGACCATCGCGGTCGGGCGCGTGGTGGATGACTCGATCGTGGTGCTGGAGAACATCAAGCGCCATCTCGGTTACGGCGAAGGCAAGCAACGCGCGGTGCTCAACGGCGTGCGCGAGGTGGCGGGCGCGGTCACCGCGTCGACACTCACCACGGTCGCGGTGTTCCTGCCGATCGCCTTCGTCGGCGGCATGGCGGGCGAGCTGTTCGCCCCGTTCTCGCTGACCGTCACCGTGGCGCTGCTGGCTTCCCTGCTGGTTTCGCTGACCGTGGTGCCGGTGCTGGCCTACTGGTTCCTCAAACCGCCGAAGGCCGCGGCGTCCGCCGAGGAGGCCGAGGCGAACCTCCAGCGCGCGCTGGAGAAGGAGCGGCGCGGGCTGCTGCAGCGGATGTACGTGCCGGTGATCCGGTTCGCCACCCGCCGTCGGCTGACCGTGGTGCTGCTGTCCCTGCTGATCTTCGCGGCCACCATCGGGCTGACCACGAAGCTGGAGACGAACTTCCTCGACGACGGTGCCACCACCACGACCAGCCTGAGCCAGAAGTTCGAGCCGGGCACCGGCCTGCAGACCCGCGAGCAGGCCGCGATCCGCGTGGAGCAGGCGCTGGCGGCCACCGGCGAGGTGGAGAAGTACCAGGTCACCGTGGGCAACGACCCGCTCGCCGCGATGTTCGGCGGTGGCGGGGCGAACACCACGAGCATCAGCATCACGGTCAAGGAGGGCACCGATCTCGACGCCTTCGAGAACCGCCTGCGCGACACCCTGAACGGGCAGCAGGGCCTCGGTGAACTCGAGTTCGGCGGCGCCGCGGCGGGCCCGGCCTCGGACGAGGTGTCGGTGACCGTCACCGCGCCGGACGAGGCGTCGCTGCGACCGGCCGCCGACGCGGTGGAGCGGGCGTTCGGCGAGGTCGGCGGGCTGACCGCGGTGACCAACGACCTCGCCGCGGGCATGCCGCGCGTGCAGATCGAGGTCGACCAGGTCAAGGCGGCCCAGCGCGGGCTGAGCGCGACCACCATCGGGCAGCTGGCGAACCAGGCCGTCGCCGGGCAGACGGTCACCCAGCTGCCGGTCGACGGCACCCGGACCGACATCGTGCTGCGGACCGGGGACAAGCCGGGCGACGCCGCGGCCGTGGCCGCGCTGCCGATCCCGTCCGCCACCGGGATCGTCCGGCTGGACCAGGTGGCCACCGTGCGCACGGTGGACGGGCCGACCGAGGTCAAGCGCACCGACGGGGAGCTGAGCACCACCGTCTCGGCGAAGGCGACCGGTTCCGACCTGGCCGCGGTGACCAGGGACCTGACCGGGAAGCTGGACGCGCTGGCGCTGCCGGGTGGCGCGGCCTACTCGCTCGGCGGGGTGAGCCAGGAGCAGAACGAGGCCTTCGCCGAGCTGGGCCTGGCCATGCTGGCGGCGATCGCGATCGTCTTCCTGATCATGGTGGCCACCTTCCGCAGCCTGGTGCAGCCGCTGATCCTGCTGGTGTCCATCCCGTTCGCGGCCACCGGGGCGATCGGCCTGCTGCTGCTCACCGGCACCGCGCTCGGCCTGCCCGCGCTGATCGGCATGCTGATGCTGATCGGCATCGTGGTGACCAACGCGATCGTGCTGATCGACCTGGTCAACCAGTACCGCGAAGAGGGCATGAGCGTGGCCGACGCGGTGGTCGAGGGCGGCAGGCGGCGGCTGCGGCCGATCCTGATGACCGCGGCGGCGACCATCTTCGCGCTGGTGCCGATGGCGCTCGGGCTGACCGGGCAGGGCGGGTTCATCGGGCAGCCGCTGGCGATCGTGGTGATCGGCGGGCTGGTCAGCTCGACGGTGCTGACGCTGATACTGGTGCCGACGCTCTACACCATGGTCGAAGGGCGCAAGGAACGGCGGCGCGCGAAGAAGGCGCCGCGCACCGAAGCACCGGAACTGGCCGGCGCCCACTAG
- a CDS encoding YihY/virulence factor BrkB family protein, with translation MNTADPEPDADADAERAPAAKPARKRPLRLIQRTLNKAWDGNIFSESAEAAFWQTLSLPPLLLGLLGSLGFIGDWFGQGVVTAVHDRIIAFCAQIFSSDVVTRIIEPTVNDILTIGKGEIVSIGFLISLWAGSSAMSSFVDAITVAHGQYGVRNEVWQRIFALLLYLVMLVFLVVGLPVIAIGPDLLPEFFPESWKPTVRDLVGTLYYPVLGAVLVLALATLYKLALPRKLPWHRGLPGAVLAMAIFLLSSVGLRIYISWITTTGYTYGALATPIAFLLFTFFIGLAVVGGAYFNSAIQELWPAKMTRRQRRKWRRLEMERASERLRTEEGRKLWERTTIPLRRPRKHEPEPDAEPPGDADESAEHPVRPAETPPSSQSRT, from the coding sequence ATGAACACAGCCGATCCCGAACCCGACGCAGACGCCGACGCCGAGCGGGCGCCGGCGGCCAAGCCTGCCCGCAAGCGGCCGCTGCGGCTGATCCAGCGCACGCTGAACAAGGCGTGGGACGGCAACATCTTCTCCGAGTCGGCCGAAGCCGCGTTCTGGCAGACGCTCTCGCTGCCCCCGCTGCTGCTCGGCCTGCTCGGCAGCCTCGGCTTCATCGGCGACTGGTTCGGCCAGGGCGTGGTCACCGCCGTGCACGACCGGATCATCGCCTTCTGCGCGCAGATCTTCAGCTCCGACGTGGTAACCAGGATCATCGAGCCGACGGTCAACGACATACTGACCATCGGCAAGGGCGAGATCGTCTCGATCGGCTTCCTGATCTCGCTGTGGGCCGGTTCCTCGGCGATGTCGTCGTTCGTCGACGCGATCACCGTGGCCCACGGCCAGTACGGCGTGCGCAACGAGGTCTGGCAGCGGATCTTCGCACTGCTGCTCTACCTGGTCATGCTGGTCTTCCTGGTGGTCGGGCTGCCGGTGATCGCGATCGGGCCGGACCTGCTGCCGGAGTTCTTCCCCGAGAGCTGGAAACCGACCGTGCGGGACCTGGTCGGCACGCTGTACTACCCGGTGCTCGGCGCGGTGCTGGTGCTCGCGCTGGCCACGCTGTACAAGCTGGCGCTGCCGCGGAAGCTGCCGTGGCACCGCGGCCTGCCCGGCGCGGTGCTGGCGATGGCGATCTTCCTGCTCTCCAGTGTCGGCCTGCGGATCTACATCTCCTGGATCACCACCACCGGCTACACCTACGGCGCGCTGGCCACGCCGATCGCCTTCCTGCTGTTCACCTTCTTCATCGGGCTGGCCGTGGTCGGCGGGGCCTACTTCAACAGCGCCATCCAGGAGCTGTGGCCGGCCAAGATGACCCGGCGGCAGCGGCGCAAGTGGCGGCGGCTGGAGATGGAGCGGGCCAGCGAGCGGCTGCGCACCGAGGAGGGCCGCAAGCTCTGGGAGCGCACCACCATCCCGCTGCGGCGTCCGCGCAAGCACGAACCCGAGCCAGACGCCGAGCCGCCGGGTGACGCGGACGAGTCGGCCGAGCACCCGGTGCGACCGGCCGAAACCCCGCCCTCATCCCAAAGTAGGACGTGA